In a genomic window of Pseudodesulfovibrio senegalensis:
- a CDS encoding glycosyltransferase family 2 protein: MSAPLAVLLPVHNTGEYLQQALESVLNQTFTDFTLLLMDDGSTDAETLRIMAGYEQTPRVRILRNRTNKGLAATLNIGLDAALADPSCKFVARMDADDICHPERFARQVAHLQEQPHIGLLGTQCLRFGEEHETDFEHWPTTPEACAARLLFHVSFSHPATMFRASVLRDTSIRFDESLPYTEDYDLWLRLQLDHDIPGTNLGEPLLRYRMNPMGMSRQTAERGRKLADNVRARVLKRLGLQATPQELHLHNAIARGDLEKTRNFVWQTAHWLRRLHQTNETTRIFDPAALAGELDLRFMNVCEHAAVLGQAVWRQWRRTAFSPKRGHWRLLAKCLLHWDNDRASERGLRKRIKDALRSLNAGGRP; this comes from the coding sequence ATGAGTGCGCCGCTGGCCGTATTGCTGCCGGTCCACAACACGGGCGAATACCTGCAACAGGCCTTGGAATCCGTGCTCAACCAGACGTTCACGGATTTCACTCTGCTGCTCATGGACGACGGGTCCACGGACGCCGAGACCCTGCGCATCATGGCCGGATACGAACAGACCCCGCGCGTGCGCATCCTGCGCAACAGGACCAACAAGGGGCTGGCCGCCACCCTGAACATCGGGCTGGACGCGGCCCTTGCCGACCCGTCCTGCAAATTTGTGGCGCGCATGGACGCGGACGACATCTGCCACCCGGAACGCTTTGCCAGACAGGTGGCCCATCTGCAGGAACAGCCGCATATCGGGCTGCTGGGCACGCAATGCCTGCGCTTCGGCGAAGAACACGAGACCGACTTCGAGCACTGGCCCACAACGCCCGAAGCCTGCGCGGCCCGGCTGCTGTTTCACGTTTCCTTTTCCCACCCGGCCACCATGTTCCGGGCCTCGGTGCTGCGCGACACCTCAATCCGCTTTGACGAATCCCTGCCCTACACCGAGGACTATGACCTGTGGCTGCGCCTGCAACTGGACCACGATATTCCCGGCACCAACCTCGGCGAACCATTGCTACGCTACCGCATGAACCCCATGGGCATGAGCCGCCAGACCGCCGAGCGCGGCCGCAAACTGGCGGACAACGTGCGCGCGCGGGTGCTCAAACGGCTCGGGCTGCAAGCCACACCGCAGGAACTGCACCTGCACAACGCCATTGCGCGCGGCGATCTTGAAAAAACGCGGAATTTCGTATGGCAGACCGCCCATTGGCTGCGCCGCCTGCACCAGACCAATGAAACGACCCGAATCTTCGATCCTGCCGCTCTGGCCGGGGAACTGGACCTGCGGTTCATGAACGTCTGCGAGCATGCGGCCGTGCTCGGGCAGGCCGTCTGGCGGCAATGGCGCAGGACTGCTTTTTCCCCGAAACGCGGCCACTGGCGGCTGCTGGCCAAATGCCTGCTGCACTGGGACAATGACCGCGCCAGCGAGCGCGGCCTGCGCAAACGCATCAAGGACGCGCTGCGAAGCCTGAACGCCGGGGGCAGGCCATGA
- a CDS encoding glycosyltransferase, which produces MSADRNKNKSSLRVALVISTLGPGGAEHVMTRLANHLATRAHHVDLITLDSPDNPPHYALNPAVHLRRLDCISPSLGLAAAICANINRIRILHRTFSRLDPDVVLSFLTATNVLALLAACGTRVPVVVAERASLAGEIPGRIHRTLRRLTYPHARAVVVQTPEEQRILHDMLPKTRADSAVIPNPVARSQRTVSGRGLVFVGRFSQEKRPMDVLEAFALAREHLRGRTLTMVGDGPLRADVQARAQALGLSQHVHFTGVVPDAGEHLAHGDIFVLASAHEGFPNALCEAMAHGLACVASNGPGGCAHIVQHERNGLLVPVKDVRAMADAMIQLAQDESLRTRLGTEAVRVCQTFEEGAVLDQWEELLLHAGGRPCAA; this is translated from the coding sequence ATGTCCGCGGACCGGAACAAGAACAAGTCATCCCTGCGCGTGGCACTGGTCATCTCCACCCTCGGGCCGGGCGGGGCCGAACACGTCATGACCCGGCTGGCCAACCATCTGGCCACACGCGCTCATCATGTGGATCTCATCACCCTTGATTCCCCGGACAACCCGCCCCACTATGCCCTGAACCCGGCAGTCCATTTGCGGCGCCTGGATTGCATCAGTCCGAGCCTCGGCCTTGCCGCAGCGATTTGCGCAAATATCAATCGGATCCGCATCCTGCACCGGACCTTTTCACGCCTTGATCCGGACGTGGTCCTCTCCTTCCTGACCGCCACCAACGTGCTGGCCCTGCTGGCCGCCTGCGGGACACGGGTTCCGGTGGTGGTGGCGGAACGTGCGTCGCTGGCCGGGGAGATTCCGGGCCGCATACACCGCACACTGCGCAGGCTGACCTATCCCCACGCGCGGGCCGTGGTGGTGCAGACACCGGAAGAACAGCGAATCCTGCACGACATGCTGCCGAAAACACGGGCCGACAGCGCGGTCATTCCCAACCCGGTGGCGCGTTCCCAACGCACGGTCTCGGGCAGAGGACTGGTCTTCGTGGGCCGCTTTTCCCAAGAGAAGCGCCCCATGGACGTGCTGGAAGCCTTTGCCCTTGCCCGCGAACACCTGCGCGGCCGCACCCTGACCATGGTGGGCGACGGCCCTTTGCGCGCGGACGTGCAGGCGCGTGCGCAGGCGCTGGGCCTCTCGCAACACGTACATTTCACGGGCGTGGTGCCCGATGCCGGGGAACACCTCGCGCATGGCGACATATTCGTGCTGGCCTCGGCCCACGAAGGCTTTCCCAACGCCCTGTGCGAGGCCATGGCCCATGGTCTGGCCTGCGTCGCCAGCAACGGCCCGGGCGGGTGCGCGCACATCGTGCAGCATGAACGCAACGGCCTGCTGGTTCCGGTTAAAGACGTGCGGGCCATGGCGGATGCCATGATCCAACTGGCACAAGACGAATCCTTGCGAACCCGGCTGGGAACGGAAGCCGTGCGCGTCTGCCAGACCTTTGAGGAAGGCGCGGTGCTGGACCAATGGGAAGAACTGCTCTTGCACGCCGGAGGCCGACCATGTGCGGCATAG
- a CDS encoding ABC transporter ATP-binding protein — MTAILKTENLGKQYSIARNKGRSAAFGYVALRDELARMARTGFGLWGDRRPKNEPFWALRDVNLRIEPGQRVGIVGRNGAGKSTLLKLISRITAPTTGSIRLRGRVSSLLEVGTGFHPELTGRENIFLNGAVLGMTRREIRRNFDEIVDFAEVETFLDTPVKRYSSGMHVRLAFAVAAHLEPEILLVDEVLAVGDLRFQKKCLGKMEQVGGEGRTVIIVSHNMGIIDRLCDRGIVLDGGRVALDASATEAVAAYHEMGGTCAGEILHLSDNPGHPVITGVRFMGQTPDSPVQCGAPMNVLLDYAVLSPAHQSVELPHLQASMAIRSPSGELKTACCSMQQPHFGPVPAAGTLCCRVEKSPVMPGEYTVQINLNHNGLACSRLINQPLHVHGGDYFGHGFEPVEHRDGIYMTHRWGLHDPSGGNGAPR, encoded by the coding sequence ATGACAGCCATCCTGAAAACCGAAAATCTCGGCAAGCAGTACAGCATTGCCCGCAACAAGGGACGCAGCGCGGCCTTCGGCTACGTTGCCCTGCGCGACGAACTGGCCCGCATGGCGCGCACCGGGTTCGGGCTGTGGGGCGACCGCCGCCCGAAAAACGAGCCGTTCTGGGCCCTGCGGGACGTGAACCTGCGCATCGAGCCGGGGCAGCGCGTGGGCATCGTGGGCCGCAACGGGGCCGGAAAATCCACCCTGCTCAAGCTCATCTCGCGCATCACCGCGCCGACCACGGGCAGCATCCGGCTGCGGGGCCGGGTTTCCAGCCTGCTGGAGGTGGGCACCGGGTTCCACCCGGAACTCACGGGCCGGGAAAACATCTTTCTCAACGGTGCGGTGCTGGGCATGACCCGCAGGGAAATCCGCCGCAACTTCGACGAAATCGTGGACTTTGCCGAAGTGGAGACTTTTCTGGACACCCCGGTCAAGCGCTACTCGTCCGGCATGCATGTGCGGCTGGCCTTTGCCGTGGCCGCGCATCTGGAGCCGGAAATCCTGTTGGTGGACGAGGTCCTGGCCGTGGGCGACCTGCGCTTTCAGAAAAAATGCCTCGGCAAGATGGAGCAGGTGGGTGGCGAGGGCCGCACCGTGATCATCGTCTCGCACAACATGGGCATCATCGACCGGCTCTGCGACCGGGGCATCGTGCTGGATGGGGGCCGGGTCGCGCTGGACGCCAGCGCCACCGAGGCCGTGGCCGCATATCACGAAATGGGCGGGACCTGTGCCGGGGAAATACTGCATCTTTCCGACAACCCCGGCCATCCGGTCATCACCGGGGTGCGCTTCATGGGCCAAACGCCGGATTCGCCCGTGCAGTGCGGCGCGCCCATGAACGTGCTGCTGGATTACGCGGTGCTATCGCCAGCCCACCAATCCGTCGAGCTGCCCCATTTGCAGGCCAGCATGGCCATCCGCTCGCCGTCCGGGGAACTCAAGACCGCGTGCTGCTCCATGCAGCAGCCCCATTTCGGCCCGGTCCCGGCTGCGGGTACCCTGTGCTGCCGCGTGGAAAAAAGTCCGGTCATGCCCGGCGAATACACGGTGCAGATCAACCTGAACCACAACGGGCTGGCCTGCTCGCGGCTCATCAACCAGCCTCTGCACGTGCACGGCGGCGACTATTTCGGGCACGGCTTCGAGCCTGTGGAACACCGCGACGGCATTTACATGACCCATCGCTGGGGCCTGCACGACCCTTCCGGGGGCAATGGAGCACCCCGATGA
- a CDS encoding ABC transporter permease, whose amino-acid sequence MDCRHETVIRAGQGARHYWQDMLRYRELFFFLAWRDLLVRYKQTAIGIAWAVLRPVLAMMVFSVVFGRLAGLPSDGNTPYPIMVFAAMLPWQFFASGLSDAGNSLVSNAPMVSKVWFPRMLLPASSILVNAADMILSLMVLALLMLGYGFAPSWRMLLLPALVLPAAVTTLGAGLALCALNVTYRDFRYIVPFIIQLGMYVSPVGFSSAVVPQAWRAAYYLNPMAGVIDGFRWAILGTDLPYLPGLIISAAVSLALLFTGLRIFRRMEATFADTI is encoded by the coding sequence ATGGACTGCCGCCACGAAACCGTGATCCGCGCCGGACAGGGCGCACGCCACTACTGGCAGGACATGCTGCGCTACCGCGAGCTGTTTTTCTTTCTGGCCTGGCGCGACCTGCTGGTGCGCTACAAGCAGACCGCCATCGGCATTGCCTGGGCCGTGCTGCGCCCCGTGCTGGCAATGATGGTTTTCAGCGTGGTCTTCGGCCGGCTGGCCGGGCTGCCCAGCGACGGAAACACGCCCTATCCCATCATGGTCTTCGCGGCCATGCTGCCGTGGCAGTTCTTTGCCTCGGGCCTGTCCGACGCGGGCAACAGCCTCGTCAGCAACGCGCCCATGGTCTCCAAGGTCTGGTTCCCGCGCATGCTGCTGCCCGCATCATCCATTCTGGTCAACGCGGCGGACATGATTCTTTCGCTCATGGTGCTGGCCCTGCTCATGCTGGGCTACGGGTTCGCGCCCTCGTGGCGCATGCTGCTGCTGCCCGCGCTGGTCCTGCCCGCGGCCGTGACCACTTTGGGCGCGGGACTGGCATTGTGCGCCCTGAACGTGACCTACCGCGACTTCCGCTACATCGTGCCCTTTATCATCCAGCTGGGCATGTATGTCTCGCCCGTGGGCTTTTCCAGCGCGGTGGTGCCGCAGGCGTGGCGCGCCGCCTATTACCTGAATCCCATGGCCGGAGTCATCGACGGGTTCCGCTGGGCCATTCTGGGCACGGACCTGCCGTACCTGCCGGGCCTGATCATCTCCGCGGCCGTGTCCCTTGCCCTGCTGTTCACGGGGCTGCGCATCTTCCGGCGCATGGAAGCAACATTTGCGGACACCATCTGA
- a CDS encoding winged helix-turn-helix domain-containing protein has product MLTQLFTSKTRIKLLMKLFLNPQVSCYLRELASEFKVSPNAIKGELDSLSNAGYLEKEQSGRSIYFRANTNHPFFPEISSMVRKTLGIDRLVDEIMISLGRVEAVYILDDYAQGRDSGIIDLLVVGDIDRERLENLRRITEKKINRKIRTMTLSADEFEQDRNIFDNRPTWKVV; this is encoded by the coding sequence ATGCTGACCCAACTATTCACCTCCAAGACACGCATCAAGCTGCTCATGAAGCTGTTCCTGAACCCGCAGGTTTCCTGCTACCTGCGGGAGCTGGCTTCGGAATTCAAGGTCTCGCCCAACGCCATCAAGGGCGAACTGGACAGCCTGAGCAACGCCGGATACCTCGAAAAGGAACAAAGCGGACGCTCCATCTATTTCCGGGCCAACACCAATCATCCGTTTTTCCCGGAAATCAGCTCCATGGTGCGCAAGACCCTGGGCATCGACAGGCTGGTGGACGAAATCATGATTTCGCTGGGTCGGGTCGAGGCGGTCTACATTCTGGACGATTACGCACAGGGCCGGGATTCCGGCATCATCGACCTGCTGGTGGTGGGCGACATCGACCGCGAGCGGCTGGAAAACCTGCGTCGCATCACCGAAAAAAAGATCAACCGCAAGATACGCACCATGACCCTGAGCGCGGACGAGTTCGAGCAGGACAGGAACATATTCGACAACCGCCCCACATGGAAGGTGGTCTGA
- a CDS encoding glycosyltransferase family 2 protein, with amino-acid sequence MTAPSTTGPESTILIKTFERPWAVRRCLASLAATGWTGPVMVLDDSRTSCRKVTDKLALPFELRLVETEYNIGTSAGRNRLLELTDTPYFFLFDDDFVCTPELFRPAFMLQVLTEHKLDILAGRVVDRIDPFWAFVDAYGRKNILRGLFSSGFADTARTLMRRKKERIFFGNFRERDKTMHVDFFEPETSLVRCDLVCNFFVAKTESVQGMNGWDKDLTPYEHNDFFLRAKKAGLQVAATREAGILHRRHPSLTQILANPFSHARYRANRYVDLGEIRQRYLSKFGLRDWENF; translated from the coding sequence ATGACCGCACCCAGCACGACCGGACCGGAATCCACCATACTGATCAAGACCTTTGAGCGGCCTTGGGCCGTGCGCCGCTGCCTTGCCTCGCTGGCGGCCACGGGCTGGACAGGTCCGGTCATGGTGCTGGACGACAGCCGCACCTCCTGCCGGAAAGTTACCGACAAGCTTGCGCTGCCCTTTGAACTGCGCCTCGTGGAAACCGAATACAACATCGGCACCTCCGCAGGACGCAACCGTTTGCTGGAATTGACAGACACGCCCTACTTCTTTCTGTTTGACGACGATTTCGTATGCACGCCGGAACTGTTCCGGCCCGCGTTCATGCTGCAAGTCCTCACGGAGCACAAACTGGACATCCTGGCCGGGCGGGTGGTGGACCGCATTGATCCGTTCTGGGCGTTTGTCGATGCCTACGGCCGCAAGAACATTCTGCGCGGATTGTTCTCCTCCGGCTTTGCGGACACGGCGCGCACGTTGATGCGCCGCAAAAAGGAACGCATCTTTTTCGGCAATTTCCGGGAACGCGACAAGACCATGCATGTGGACTTTTTCGAACCGGAAACATCACTGGTGCGTTGCGATCTCGTCTGCAATTTCTTTGTGGCGAAAACAGAGTCGGTACAGGGCATGAATGGATGGGACAAAGACCTGACGCCATATGAACACAACGACTTTTTCCTGCGCGCCAAAAAGGCCGGGCTTCAGGTGGCGGCAACGCGTGAAGCCGGCATACTGCACCGACGCCACCCCAGCCTCACACAGATACTTGCCAACCCGTTCTCCCATGCCCGCTACCGGGCAAACCGCTATGTAGACCTTGGCGAAATCAGGCAACGCTACCTGTCCAAATTCGGCCTGCGCGACTGGGAGAACTTCTGA